In Anaerolineales bacterium, the following proteins share a genomic window:
- a CDS encoding LysM peptidoglycan-binding domain-containing protein has translation MLNRNPSGNTSNVLNSFRKRRQQQGALLRYGAIGLVVLGVIVLIVWLTSGPNAPLATIFATETPTPTTTPTPTNTNTPTATPTVTLTPTVTFTPTPSAPFPYTVVEGDSLATIVDKFGLGASGIKLILSLNPFNPETGGGIDPTTQIVYPGLVISLPYPGMPLPTPTPLPADLRPGTEIEYVIELGDTLAGIAAKFNSTEDAIIKANSLENANSLFAGQLLRVPINLITATPTLPPTSTPVTPTVPGQPSNTPIPTSGSSVTGTPATSGSCTYTENSGYVNQLQNLINTERTANGAATLTPNQKLAAAAKAHAVDMLCNNYLSHTGQNGSTPQTRVRTQGYTSVVVLEHLFARYPSSASDPVTAFNWWMNNPLTRAEILNTAITEYGIAYVASDESLFGGYFVLVTADQ, from the coding sequence ATGCTGAATAGAAATCCGTCTGGCAACACCTCGAACGTACTCAACTCCTTCCGCAAGCGCAGGCAGCAGCAAGGCGCGCTGTTGCGTTACGGCGCCATCGGGCTGGTAGTTTTGGGCGTGATCGTTCTGATCGTCTGGCTCACCAGCGGACCGAACGCTCCACTGGCGACGATATTCGCAACCGAGACACCCACACCAACTACCACACCTACGCCTACAAACACGAACACTCCGACCGCCACACCAACCGTCACGCTGACGCCCACTGTGACGTTCACGCCGACGCCCTCCGCTCCTTTCCCATATACGGTCGTCGAAGGCGATTCGCTCGCCACGATCGTGGACAAATTCGGGCTGGGAGCAAGCGGAATCAAGTTGATCCTCTCGCTCAACCCGTTCAACCCGGAAACGGGAGGCGGGATTGACCCGACCACACAAATCGTTTACCCCGGCTTGGTGATTTCCTTACCCTACCCGGGCATGCCGCTTCCCACCCCGACCCCTCTCCCCGCTGATTTGCGTCCCGGGACAGAGATCGAATATGTGATCGAATTAGGCGACACGCTCGCCGGGATTGCCGCAAAGTTCAACAGCACAGAAGACGCGATCATCAAGGCGAACAGCCTTGAGAACGCCAATTCGCTTTTCGCTGGGCAACTCCTGCGCGTTCCCATTAATTTGATCACTGCAACTCCCACGCTCCCGCCGACAAGCACACCGGTCACGCCTACGGTACCCGGTCAGCCGTCGAATACTCCGATTCCGACCTCCGGTAGTTCAGTGACGGGAACGCCCGCCACAAGCGGATCTTGCACCTATACCGAAAACTCCGGCTATGTCAACCAGTTGCAGAATCTCATCAACACCGAGCGGACCGCCAACGGCGCGGCGACGTTGACTCCCAACCAGAAACTTGCCGCGGCGGCAAAAGCACATGCGGTTGACATGCTCTGTAATAACTATCTCAGCCACACAGGGCAAAATGGCTCCACGCCGCAGACGCGTGTCCGAACGCAGGGATACACATCTGTTGTCGTGCTGGAACATCTCTTTGCGCGCTATCCATCCTCAGCCAGCGATCCGGTCACCGCGTTCAATTGGTGGATGAACAATCCGCTCACGCGCGCTGAGATACTCAACACTGCCATCACCGAATACGGCATCGCCTACGTAGCGTCGGATGAAAGTCTGTTCGGCGGCTACTTCGTGTTGGTCACTGCCGACCAGTAA
- the uvrA gene encoding excinuclease ABC subunit UvrA: MTSNKIRVVGARVHNLKNITVEIPRDKFVVITGLSGSGKSSLAFDTIFAEGQRRYVESLSAYARQFIGQMDKPDVDYIEGLSPAVSIDQKSTSHNPRSTVGTVTEIYDYMRLLFARAGIPHCPICGREVTKQSAQEIVDKVQTLPHGTRILVLSPLVRGRKGTYQAVFEEIRKAGFTRARVDGTVHSLDDEIELDRYKQHTIEAVVDRLVVSNDGSKEDKKSALTRLTDSIETALKFGEGYLTIHLVDKKEDIQYSEHLACPEHGTTIPEVEPRTFSFNTPQGACPECQGLGSKLEIDPDRIIPDRDLSLNEGAIASMEWSGPKVEGGFYWQSLINASKAYKIDLDKPVKDLSKEQLKIVLYGTGDKQIAMTYQSANGNEFKFSRAFEGVITNLERRYRETNSEFIREKISEFMSDRPCPTCKGKRLNPAALAVTVDNVNIVEANSWPVLHTLEWVKKLAGKNSPLTSKQKAIAERVIKEIHERLSFLVNVGLDYLTLNRSAVTLSGGEAQRIRLATQVGSRLVGVLYVLDEPSIGLHPRDNSRLLETLKGLRDLGNTVLVVEHDSETIFDADWVVDLGPAAGEHGGEVIAKGTPKQILAHPKSLTGQYLSGRKQVEVPEKRREGNGKSLKIVGASANNLKSIDVTIPLGKLVCITGVSGSGKSTLMSDILYNALAARLMGARTQAGEHKKIQGTEHLDKIINIDQSPIGRTPRSNPGTYTGLFDEIRKLFAELPESKVRGYKPGRFSFNVHGGRCEACQGQGELRIEMQFLPDVYVPCDVCHGKRFNRETLQVLFRDRYSIADVLDMTVDFALDEFKNYPPMLNKLKLLQEVGLGYVRVGQPATTLSGGEAQRVKLSKELSRRATGRTLYVLDEPSVGLHAADVHKLIEVLQRLVDSGNSVLIIEHNLDIIKVADWIIDLGPEGGDRGGELIAEGTPEQVMKVKDSYTGKYLREHLVK; the protein is encoded by the coding sequence ATGACATCCAATAAGATCCGCGTAGTAGGCGCGCGCGTCCACAACTTGAAGAACATCACGGTTGAAATCCCCCGCGACAAGTTTGTCGTCATCACCGGCTTGTCCGGTTCGGGCAAATCATCGCTGGCGTTCGATACGATCTTCGCCGAAGGACAGAGGCGCTATGTCGAGTCGCTCTCTGCCTATGCGCGCCAGTTCATCGGGCAGATGGACAAGCCCGATGTGGATTACATCGAGGGGCTCTCCCCCGCCGTCTCAATTGACCAGAAGTCCACCAGCCACAATCCGCGCTCGACCGTCGGCACCGTCACTGAAATTTACGATTACATGCGCCTACTCTTTGCACGCGCGGGCATTCCGCACTGCCCGATCTGCGGACGCGAGGTGACTAAACAATCGGCGCAGGAGATCGTGGACAAGGTACAAACCTTGCCTCACGGCACGCGCATTCTCGTCCTTTCGCCGTTGGTGCGCGGACGCAAAGGAACGTATCAAGCCGTCTTTGAGGAAATCCGCAAGGCGGGCTTCACGCGCGCCCGTGTGGACGGAACGGTTCATTCACTCGACGATGAAATCGAACTCGACCGCTACAAGCAACACACCATCGAAGCGGTCGTGGATCGTCTTGTGGTTTCGAATGACGGTTCGAAAGAAGATAAAAAATCCGCGCTGACGCGTTTGACCGATTCCATCGAGACAGCGCTCAAGTTCGGCGAAGGCTATCTCACGATCCATCTTGTGGATAAAAAAGAGGATATTCAATATTCCGAACACCTCGCCTGTCCCGAACACGGAACGACGATTCCAGAAGTTGAGCCGCGCACATTTTCATTCAACACGCCGCAAGGCGCTTGCCCGGAGTGTCAGGGACTCGGCTCAAAACTGGAAATTGACCCAGACCGCATCATCCCGGACCGCGACCTGTCTCTCAATGAGGGAGCGATCGCCAGCATGGAATGGAGCGGACCGAAAGTAGAGGGCGGCTTTTATTGGCAAAGCCTCATCAACGCCTCGAAAGCGTACAAGATTGACTTAGACAAGCCGGTCAAAGACTTGTCAAAAGAACAACTCAAAATCGTTTTGTACGGCACCGGCGACAAGCAGATCGCGATGACCTATCAAAGCGCGAACGGAAATGAATTCAAGTTCTCACGCGCCTTCGAGGGCGTGATCACAAACCTTGAGCGGCGGTACCGCGAGACCAATTCAGAATTTATCCGAGAAAAAATATCCGAGTTCATGTCTGACCGCCCATGCCCAACGTGTAAGGGCAAACGGTTGAATCCCGCCGCGCTGGCGGTAACGGTGGACAACGTCAACATTGTGGAAGCCAACTCGTGGCCTGTATTGCACACCTTGGAGTGGGTGAAGAAACTCGCGGGCAAGAACTCACCGCTAACTTCCAAACAAAAAGCGATTGCCGAGCGCGTGATCAAAGAAATTCACGAACGGCTGTCATTCCTCGTCAATGTCGGTTTGGATTACCTGACGCTCAACCGCTCCGCTGTGACGCTTTCCGGCGGCGAGGCACAGCGCATCCGCTTGGCGACTCAAGTCGGGTCGCGGCTGGTGGGCGTGTTGTACGTGTTGGACGAGCCTTCGATTGGACTGCATCCGCGCGATAACTCGCGCTTGCTCGAAACGCTCAAAGGCTTGCGCGATTTGGGCAACACCGTCCTTGTGGTGGAACATGATTCGGAAACGATCTTTGACGCGGACTGGGTGGTTGACCTCGGTCCGGCGGCGGGCGAACACGGCGGCGAAGTTATCGCGAAGGGGACGCCAAAGCAGATCCTAGCGCACCCAAAGTCGCTGACGGGACAATATCTCTCAGGGCGCAAGCAGGTCGAAGTCCCGGAAAAGAGGCGTGAGGGGAACGGGAAGAGTCTCAAGATCGTGGGCGCGTCCGCGAACAATCTGAAAAGCATTGACGTCACGATCCCGCTTGGAAAATTGGTTTGCATCACCGGCGTCTCCGGTTCGGGCAAATCCACATTGATGAGCGATATTTTATACAACGCGCTTGCGGCGCGGTTGATGGGCGCGCGGACGCAAGCCGGCGAACATAAAAAGATTCAAGGGACGGAACATCTCGATAAGATCATCAACATTGACCAGTCGCCGATCGGGCGGACGCCGCGCTCGAACCCCGGCACGTACACCGGCTTGTTCGATGAAATCCGCAAACTGTTCGCGGAACTGCCCGAAAGCAAAGTGCGCGGATATAAACCCGGTCGCTTCTCGTTCAATGTGCACGGCGGGCGCTGTGAAGCCTGCCAAGGGCAGGGCGAACTACGGATCGAGATGCAGTTTCTGCCGGATGTGTACGTGCCATGCGATGTTTGTCACGGTAAGCGATTCAACCGTGAGACGTTGCAAGTTTTGTTTCGCGACCGATATTCGATCGCCGATGTTTTGGATATGACTGTTGATTTCGCACTGGATGAGTTCAAGAACTATCCGCCGATGCTGAACAAATTGAAGTTGCTACAAGAGGTTGGATTGGGCTACGTGCGCGTGGGACAACCGGCAACAACTCTTTCCGGCGGCGAGGCTCAGCGCGTGAAATTATCCAAGGAGTTGTCGCGCCGGGCGACTGGCCGGACGCTCTACGTGCTGGACGAACCGTCTGTTGGTCTCCACGCGGCGGACGTGCATAAATTGATCGAGGTTTTGCAAAGACTCGTAGATTCGGGTAATTCCGTGCTAATCATCGAACATAATCTCGATATCATCAAAGTAGCGGACTGGATCATTGACCTCGGACCCGAAGGCGGCGACCGCGGCGGAGAACTAATCGCGGAAGGTACGCCGGAGCAGGTAATGAAGGTCAAAGATTCGTATACGGGGAAATATTTGAGGGAGCATTTGGTAAAGTAG
- a CDS encoding sigma-70 family RNA polymerase sigma factor, whose protein sequence is MADSDFSEDDVLTRASLGDRDAFGQLYEQYVDRIFNYVYYRTGNLHDAEDLTARVFQRAMNHIKNYRDRGVPFSAWLYRIAHNLVANWHRDRSRRQEIPLDELPVLPTRGDHPERNLVRSQEQGALLKFIRRLPPERQTLLILKFVENLSNAEIGQIMGRSEGAVKSLYHRTLLALRDQLGDQNINLEGE, encoded by the coding sequence TTGGCGGATTCGGATTTTAGCGAAGATGACGTTCTGACACGCGCGTCCTTGGGTGACCGGGACGCGTTCGGTCAACTCTACGAGCAATACGTAGACCGCATCTTCAACTATGTGTACTATCGCACTGGCAACCTCCACGACGCGGAAGACCTGACCGCCCGTGTGTTCCAGCGAGCGATGAATCACATCAAGAATTATCGCGATCGAGGAGTTCCATTTTCGGCGTGGTTGTATCGCATTGCCCACAATCTGGTCGCCAACTGGCACCGTGACCGGAGCCGCCGGCAGGAAATTCCGCTGGATGAACTGCCGGTCCTGCCGACTAGGGGCGATCACCCCGAACGGAATTTGGTCCGCTCGCAGGAGCAGGGCGCGCTGTTGAAGTTCATCCGCCGCCTTCCGCCGGAACGGCAGACCCTGTTGATCCTCAAGTTCGTTGAAAACCTTTCCAATGCGGAGATTGGACAGATCATGGGCAGAAGCGAAGGCGCCGTGAAGAGTCTGTATCATCGAACCCTGCTGGCGTTACGCGATCAGTTGGGAGACCAAAATATCAATCTGGAAGGAGAGTAA
- a CDS encoding DegV family protein — MLRIVTDGAGDILPEWGKEYGIDMIPVNILFGEKSYLQGVELDNEGFYKMVEEHRKIPKTSQPSPHQFVEFYRKIAQKGDTILSIHITAKLSGTYASAIAAAQEVKDEFKVIPIDSMLGSLGIGLLCREARKMERAGKSVDEIVKYVEEIKRKVRVILTLDTLEYAKMSGRVKTLQAALASVLNVKPIAVLRDGDLNMAERVRTRKAALDRVIEMAREEFKDKPVILAAVHARDPKSGAALLEEAKKHFNHKETMMSELAISIAANLGPGTVGLIVYPHE, encoded by the coding sequence ATGTTACGCATCGTAACCGACGGCGCCGGAGACATCCTCCCTGAATGGGGCAAGGAATACGGCATTGACATGATCCCCGTGAACATTTTGTTCGGGGAAAAATCGTACCTTCAAGGTGTGGAACTCGATAACGAAGGTTTCTACAAGATGGTAGAGGAGCATCGGAAAATCCCTAAGACCTCACAGCCCTCGCCACACCAGTTCGTAGAATTCTATCGAAAGATCGCGCAAAAAGGCGATACGATTCTTTCCATTCACATTACCGCCAAACTTTCCGGCACCTACGCCTCGGCAATTGCCGCGGCGCAGGAAGTGAAGGACGAGTTCAAGGTTATCCCGATCGATTCTATGCTTGGCTCGCTGGGCATTGGCTTGTTGTGCCGCGAAGCGCGCAAGATGGAACGCGCCGGTAAAAGTGTGGACGAGATCGTCAAGTACGTTGAAGAGATCAAGCGCAAAGTCAGAGTGATCCTTACCCTCGACACGTTGGAATATGCCAAAATGTCTGGGCGCGTGAAGACGTTGCAAGCCGCGCTGGCTTCGGTTCTCAATGTTAAACCGATTGCCGTCCTACGCGATGGCGACTTGAACATGGCGGAGCGCGTCCGCACGCGCAAAGCCGCTTTAGACCGTGTGATCGAAATGGCGAGGGAAGAATTCAAAGATAAGCCGGTCATCTTAGCCGCCGTTCATGCGCGTGACCCCAAGTCAGGCGCGGCGCTTCTCGAAGAAGCGAAAAAACACTTCAACCACAAAGAAACCATGATGAGCGAGCTAGCGATTTCGATCGCAGCAAACCTCGGACCCGGCACGGTAGGTCTGATCGTTTATCCGCATGAATAA